A genomic region of Alicyclobacillus sp. SO9 contains the following coding sequences:
- a CDS encoding IS110 family transposase: protein MKSRLVNAQNQRIERISTTTLVVGIDIAKEKHAAQAINFRGIVLNNKPVVFANDLSGFEHLGQTIRKLQKAHSMDNVIIGMESTGHYWFNLSNWLVKQGIDVVLVNPMTTKRNKENRDNSPSKNDPKDALVIADVVSRGYYTPFSPKEEAFRRIRVVVTNREHWVVERGRIENRIHRWLDIRFPEYIQAFEDLFSTRSLATLRRFPAPSDMLKLTPERMVKIWGEFMSRPGGARGTRKAMELLHLARQSVGDTVALEEDKWELTHLVDEYERVQKIVDEADEMIEKILPEIPGADLIRSAGATIPATAAILAFGGDLSQLSHGNQLLRKAGLNLAERTSGKYKGQIKLTKRGNSLLRKHLYFTVFHLLSYNQAFQALHAHNIEVKRMTKMQSMMKLIGKLARMLVAMVRTGEKFSQDKAQFSIAA from the coding sequence ATGAAGTCTAGACTGGTTAATGCTCAAAATCAACGAATTGAACGAATTTCCACTACAACTCTGGTCGTCGGGATTGACATCGCCAAGGAGAAACACGCTGCACAGGCTATCAATTTTAGAGGAATCGTCCTGAACAACAAACCTGTTGTGTTCGCAAATGATCTCTCCGGTTTTGAGCATCTGGGACAGACAATCCGCAAGCTGCAGAAAGCCCACAGCATGGACAACGTCATCATAGGTATGGAAAGCACGGGACATTACTGGTTCAACCTTTCGAACTGGCTTGTGAAGCAAGGCATTGACGTTGTGCTGGTCAATCCCATGACCACAAAACGCAACAAAGAAAACAGGGATAATTCTCCCTCCAAGAACGATCCAAAGGACGCACTCGTCATCGCTGACGTAGTCAGTCGTGGGTACTACACTCCCTTTTCTCCGAAAGAAGAAGCATTTCGCCGGATTCGAGTCGTCGTCACAAATAGAGAGCACTGGGTCGTTGAACGTGGACGCATTGAGAATCGCATTCACCGTTGGCTGGATATCCGTTTCCCTGAATATATACAAGCCTTTGAGGACCTTTTCAGCACTCGTTCTCTAGCGACATTACGTCGGTTCCCTGCTCCTTCAGACATGTTGAAACTCACACCGGAGCGGATGGTGAAAATCTGGGGAGAGTTCATGTCCAGACCCGGTGGCGCACGTGGAACACGTAAAGCCATGGAGCTTCTCCATCTAGCCAGACAGAGTGTTGGAGACACGGTTGCCTTGGAAGAAGACAAATGGGAACTGACGCACCTGGTGGACGAGTATGAAAGGGTCCAGAAAATTGTCGACGAGGCGGACGAGATGATTGAGAAGATACTGCCTGAGATTCCTGGCGCCGATCTCATTCGGTCTGCCGGCGCAACGATTCCTGCAACGGCTGCCATTTTAGCCTTTGGCGGTGATCTAAGTCAGTTGTCACACGGAAACCAATTGCTACGAAAAGCAGGATTGAACTTAGCGGAGCGAACTTCGGGCAAGTACAAGGGTCAAATCAAACTCACAAAGCGGGGAAATTCTCTGCTACGCAAGCACTTGTACTTCACTGTCTTTCACCTGCTGTCATATAACCAAGCGTTTCAAGCCCTGCATGCTCACAACATCGAAGTAAAACGGATGACAAAGATGCAATCCATGATGAAGCTCATCGGGAAGCTGGCTCGAATGCTTGTAGCCATGGTAAGGACAGGAGAAAAATTCAGTCAAGATAAAGCACAATTCTCAATAGCAGCTTAA
- a CDS encoding DUF6788 family protein — protein sequence MNTTDKNKSPRRFKSVPSQELKERKLQLLEALPPMGHVLRGSLITRQVKCGKPTCHCATGAGHKSLYLSSFYHGKTHMDYVPAAWEQQVRAGLENFEVAQDILSELTELNLELLRRRDNE from the coding sequence ATGAACACTACTGATAAGAATAAGTCACCTAGAAGATTTAAATCTGTTCCTTCTCAGGAACTCAAAGAACGAAAACTGCAACTATTGGAGGCGTTGCCACCTATGGGCCATGTTCTCCGCGGTTCCCTTATCACTCGGCAGGTGAAGTGTGGCAAGCCAACCTGTCACTGTGCTACTGGCGCTGGTCATAAAAGTTTGTACTTGTCATCTTTTTACCATGGTAAAACCCATATGGATTACGTTCCTGCAGCCTGGGAGCAGCAGGTACGAGCCGGACTTGAAAATTTTGAGGTCGCACAGGACATTCTCTCGGAACTGACTGAGCTCAACCTGGAACTACTTCGACGCCGAGATAACGAATAG
- a CDS encoding transposase has product MSREEVRNHWRKLVEEFRESGETAAAWCREHNLDVKQFRRWARKFDKETSTNATASPRVKLLSVQVEDSVEDAEPALVVHVGAASVEVHNGFNRSLLKQVVQVLAE; this is encoded by the coding sequence ATGTCCAGAGAAGAAGTGCGAAATCATTGGAGAAAGCTTGTTGAAGAGTTTCGAGAAAGTGGTGAAACCGCGGCGGCCTGGTGTAGGGAGCACAACCTCGACGTGAAACAGTTCCGTCGTTGGGCTCGGAAGTTCGACAAGGAGACGTCCACCAATGCCACTGCATCACCCAGAGTAAAGCTACTATCCGTTCAGGTTGAGGACTCGGTAGAGGACGCCGAACCAGCACTCGTTGTTCACGTGGGGGCGGCGTCCGTCGAAGTACATAACGGGTTCAACCGCTCACTACTCAAACAGGTTGTTCAGGTGTTGGCGGAATAA
- a CDS encoding recombinase family protein, which yields MTTIPSKVHPEHLKRTAIVYIRQSTIAQVRFHRESTERQYALRERALTLGWASEQIQVIDEDLGISGSGRSQRLGFQNLVAQVSLGEVGAIFGLEISRLARSSADLLRLLELCGLFNTIVVDEDGIYDMRDFNDRLILGFKGTMSEAELHFLRARLIGGKKNKAKKGELRFPLPVGYVYDTTGQTVLDPDEEVQTAVHNVFHAFRTTGSAYGVVQFFAQNGLRFPKRAYGGAWAGKLVWATLNHSRVLGILYNPAYAGAYVYGRYRDQKRVNPQGLFIHHTVLLPREEWEVFIPDHHPGYITWEEYERNLKQLHSNRTNLEKSGAAREGTALLQGLVICGKCGRRMSVRYTSNGGIHPHYECKGRWEHGHRATCTTVPALKIDQAISERLLQAMQPAELELALQVMDKLLHEEDDVDKGWKLSLERARYEADRAERQYQQVEPENRLVARSLEVRWNEKLAELAELQEQYTQYVDRRSWRPTEHDKAEILSLAKELPRIWSKSSTTPKDRKRILRLLVEDVTIVAEARNPNVRLGLRWRNQHCEELWVRKPLPPHIATKHSSETVELVRRLAETMIDRQIVKYLNESGIRTSGGRMFTLDSIKWIRYVHRIPGYTSQRRGLSVKQVAERLKVTSGVVYYWLNRGILTGTKVAPGCPWDIQLDDRKEVELRKRVQESSHLN from the coding sequence ATGACGACAATACCGTCGAAAGTTCACCCAGAACACCTGAAGAGAACAGCGATTGTGTACATTCGTCAGTCGACCATAGCCCAAGTTCGGTTTCACCGGGAGAGCACGGAACGCCAGTATGCCCTTCGGGAGAGAGCTCTCACCCTAGGATGGGCTTCGGAACAAATTCAGGTGATCGACGAAGACCTCGGAATTTCAGGGTCTGGCCGTTCTCAGCGCTTGGGCTTCCAAAACCTTGTGGCTCAAGTCTCACTTGGCGAAGTTGGCGCCATCTTTGGTCTGGAGATTTCCCGCTTAGCACGTTCTTCAGCAGATCTACTGCGTCTGCTCGAACTCTGCGGATTATTCAACACAATCGTAGTGGATGAAGACGGCATCTACGACATGCGAGATTTTAATGACCGGTTAATTCTCGGCTTCAAAGGAACCATGAGCGAAGCAGAACTGCATTTCCTGCGTGCTCGGCTAATCGGTGGCAAGAAGAACAAAGCGAAAAAAGGTGAACTCCGCTTTCCGCTGCCCGTTGGATATGTGTACGACACCACCGGACAGACAGTTTTGGATCCGGACGAAGAGGTCCAAACTGCTGTTCACAATGTATTTCATGCATTTCGTACGACAGGCAGCGCCTACGGCGTAGTTCAGTTCTTTGCCCAAAACGGCCTCCGGTTTCCAAAACGAGCCTACGGTGGTGCTTGGGCTGGAAAACTCGTTTGGGCAACACTGAACCACAGCCGAGTTTTAGGGATCCTATACAATCCTGCATATGCAGGGGCCTATGTATATGGTCGGTATCGAGACCAAAAGCGCGTGAATCCACAAGGACTGTTTATTCATCACACCGTGCTCCTTCCCCGTGAGGAGTGGGAAGTTTTCATTCCAGATCATCACCCAGGCTATATCACGTGGGAGGAATATGAGAGAAATCTAAAGCAGCTACATTCGAACCGTACCAACCTTGAGAAAAGCGGAGCAGCACGAGAAGGCACAGCTCTACTTCAAGGACTCGTTATATGTGGAAAATGTGGTCGCCGCATGAGTGTACGCTACACCAGCAACGGAGGAATCCATCCACATTATGAATGTAAAGGGCGGTGGGAACACGGACACCGCGCCACTTGCACTACCGTGCCGGCGTTGAAAATCGACCAAGCTATCTCAGAGCGTCTGTTGCAGGCCATGCAACCCGCTGAATTAGAGCTTGCTCTACAGGTAATGGACAAACTGCTGCATGAAGAAGATGATGTAGATAAGGGCTGGAAGTTATCTCTAGAACGAGCACGCTACGAAGCAGACCGAGCGGAGAGGCAATACCAACAGGTAGAACCAGAAAATCGCCTAGTAGCGCGTAGTCTTGAGGTAAGATGGAACGAAAAGCTCGCCGAATTGGCAGAACTTCAGGAACAGTACACCCAGTATGTAGATCGACGTAGTTGGCGGCCTACAGAACACGACAAAGCGGAGATTTTAAGCCTTGCGAAGGAATTACCTCGAATTTGGTCCAAATCATCCACTACACCCAAGGACCGCAAACGCATTCTTCGCCTACTCGTTGAAGATGTGACCATAGTTGCTGAGGCAAGAAACCCGAATGTCCGACTTGGCTTGCGCTGGCGCAACCAACATTGCGAAGAACTATGGGTGCGTAAGCCGCTGCCACCACATATAGCAACGAAACATTCATCTGAGACCGTTGAGCTCGTTCGCAGGTTAGCCGAAACGATGATAGACCGCCAGATTGTAAAGTATTTAAACGAATCAGGTATACGCACATCAGGTGGCAGGATGTTCACGCTTGACTCCATCAAGTGGATTCGCTACGTACACCGCATTCCTGGATATACTTCACAACGCCGTGGTTTATCCGTCAAACAAGTTGCGGAACGACTCAAAGTGACTTCAGGGGTTGTCTACTACTGGCTCAACCGTGGCATTCTTACGGGCACGAAAGTGGCTCCAGGCTGTCCATGGGACATTCAACTAGATGACCGAAAGGAGGTCGAACTGCGCAAGCGAGTCCAGGAATCTAGCCATTTAAATTAA
- a CDS encoding fibronectin type III domain-containing protein, whose product MCPWFDAYDLPVDLAADRTNDVYVVNYNNNTLEEYVAAPLAASQPTHSNVKQTGWTESWSAVSGAAGYNVYINGTKVNSSPVNGTNYNVIGEKADTSYSVIVTAIIGSGQSAQSPPDSVTTLPNAPGAPTGLTHSSVMQTGWTESWNAVSGVASYNVYVNGTKVNSSPVKKTNYSVSGESANTTYHVTVRAVNAGGESVASSADKVTTLPNAPGAPTGLSHSNVTQTGWTESWNAVNGAASYNVYVNGTKVNSSPVKKTNYSVSGESANTTYHVTVRAVNAGGESVASSADKVTTLPNALGAPTGLSHSSVMQTGWTESWNAVSGATSYNVYVNGTKMNSSPVSGTNYAVKGATANTTYHVTVKAINTGGESAWSTSDTVRTLAVLSVSTNGALTNVLEGTNYQQPLQATGGLSPYTFTIATGSLPRGLRLEPDGTLVGTPQESGTYAFTVQVKDGTGATATGNMSLYVVPRAPSGYFKTVTTAQVVGDRGGTLKSNRRGTQAMLVIAFGTFAKPLQTDITTGSLSQIPVPSRWHVVAAYGVNFNASGNPHYPLSLTLLNAGITPQSKVYKILNGKLIPITATVTQGKAIIAFTTDPDFVVLQPQTQPVPQATKPMTGFTIYPWTAGGLLSILTGGLALWWQRRKKMIE is encoded by the coding sequence ATGTGTCCGTGGTTTGACGCTTACGATTTACCTGTTGATCTTGCAGCAGACCGTACAAACGACGTATATGTAGTGAATTACAATAATAACACGCTTGAGGAATATGTGGCTGCACCGTTGGCCGCTAGTCAACCGACTCACAGTAACGTGAAACAAACGGGGTGGACGGAGTCTTGGAGTGCCGTGAGTGGTGCCGCTGGGTACAATGTTTACATCAACGGTACAAAGGTAAACAGCAGCCCGGTAAACGGGACCAACTACAATGTTATCGGCGAGAAAGCAGATACCAGCTACAGTGTTATAGTGACTGCCATCATTGGCAGTGGACAAAGCGCCCAATCTCCTCCAGACAGCGTAACAACCCTTCCGAATGCACCAGGAGCACCCACGGGCTTGACCCACAGCAGTGTGATGCAAACTGGTTGGACAGAGTCGTGGAATGCGGTGAGCGGGGTAGCCAGCTACAACGTGTACGTGAATGGTACGAAGGTGAATAGCAGTCCAGTGAAAAAGACCAACTACAGTGTGTCTGGTGAGAGTGCGAACACGACGTACCATGTAACGGTGAGAGCAGTCAACGCGGGTGGGGAAAGTGTGGCTTCATCAGCAGATAAAGTAACAACCCTTCCGAATGCACCAGGAGCACCAACGGGTTTGAGCCACAGCAACGTGACGCAAACTGGTTGGACAGAGTCGTGGAATGCGGTGAACGGGGCAGCCAGCTACAACGTATACGTGAATGGTACGAAGGTGAATAGCAGTCCAGTGAAAAAGACCAACTACAGTGTGTCTGGTGAGAGTGCGAACACGACGTACCATGTAACGGTGAGAGCAGTCAACGCGGGTGGGGAAAGTGTGGCTTCATCAGCAGATAAAGTAACAACCCTTCCGAACGCACTAGGAGCACCGACGGGCTTGAGCCACAGCAGTGTGATGCAAACTGGTTGGACAGAGTCGTGGAATGCGGTGAGCGGGGCAACCAGCTACAACGTGTACGTGAATGGGACGAAGATGAACAGCAGTCCGGTGTCAGGTACGAACTATGCTGTGAAAGGCGCGACTGCGAACACGACGTACCATGTAACGGTGAAAGCAATCAACACGGGTGGGGAAAGCGCCTGGTCTACTTCAGATACAGTTCGGACCTTGGCGGTCCTGTCTGTCTCCACTAATGGGGCACTTACTAATGTCTTAGAGGGGACCAATTATCAACAGCCCCTTCAGGCAACGGGCGGATTGTCGCCATATACGTTTACCATCGCCACCGGGTCCCTGCCTAGGGGATTGAGGCTTGAACCGGACGGCACCCTGGTTGGGACACCACAAGAGAGTGGGACATACGCTTTCACTGTTCAAGTTAAAGACGGCACGGGAGCCACAGCGACGGGGAATATGAGTCTGTATGTGGTTCCGAGGGCGCCGTCAGGATACTTTAAGACGGTCACGACCGCACAAGTGGTCGGCGATAGGGGCGGGACACTAAAGTCAAATCGTCGTGGTACGCAAGCGATGCTGGTGATAGCATTTGGTACATTTGCGAAGCCACTTCAGACAGATATTACGACAGGCAGCCTTTCGCAGATTCCGGTTCCATCTAGATGGCATGTGGTGGCTGCATACGGCGTGAACTTTAACGCCAGTGGCAATCCTCACTATCCGCTATCCTTGACGCTGCTAAATGCCGGCATCACGCCGCAATCAAAGGTGTACAAGATTTTGAACGGGAAGCTGATTCCGATAACGGCCACCGTGACACAAGGGAAAGCGATTATCGCCTTTACCACAGACCCGGACTTTGTAGTCCTTCAGCCGCAGACACAGCCGGTGCCACAAGCCACAAAACCTATGACCGGATTTACCATCTACCCATGGACTGCAGGAGGATTGCTCAGTATCTTGACAGGTGGATTGGCACTCTGGTGGCAAAGACGCAAGAAGATGATTGAGTAG
- a CDS encoding HAD-IA family hydrolase, whose protein sequence is MCIFRNLKGILFDSGRVLNSPRTGHWFIPPNFFKYVDKEKFNLLSEDTVGRAFQRAFQYLSQQNFILTETEEFEHFIEFYKLFSNELPSLELSQTDVLGIASDTVYNDDKFYFYDDVFETIPKLSKNYKLGIVSDTWVSLHRVFKNIGLRNYFSTFVMSSIVGVVKPHDLMFNTALSELKIKPEEALFIDDSIVNVKSAKKMGLNAILMARGEKSNLDMEPMKIGQLDDLFVVLDLDKGK, encoded by the coding sequence ATGTGCATTTTTAGAAATTTGAAAGGTATTTTGTTCGACTCGGGTCGGGTTCTTAATAGTCCCAGAACAGGTCACTGGTTTATTCCGCCGAACTTTTTCAAGTATGTTGATAAGGAAAAGTTTAACCTACTGAGCGAAGACACAGTCGGAAGGGCATTTCAAAGAGCGTTTCAATACTTGAGCCAACAGAATTTCATCCTGACTGAGACGGAAGAGTTCGAGCATTTTATTGAGTTTTATAAGCTGTTTTCAAACGAACTACCGTCTTTGGAACTGAGTCAGACAGATGTTCTGGGGATTGCAAGTGATACCGTCTACAACGATGACAAGTTCTACTTCTATGACGATGTTTTTGAAACGATACCCAAATTAAGTAAGAACTACAAGTTGGGCATCGTATCTGATACTTGGGTCTCATTACATCGGGTGTTTAAAAATATCGGGCTAAGGAACTACTTTTCAACGTTTGTAATGTCCTCGATAGTTGGAGTGGTGAAGCCTCATGACTTAATGTTCAATACTGCTCTGTCAGAATTAAAAATCAAACCTGAAGAAGCATTGTTTATAGATGATAGTATCGTTAATGTTAAATCAGCGAAAAAAATGGGGCTGAACGCCATTTTGATGGCAAGAGGTGAGAAGTCGAACTTGGACATGGAACCCATGAAGATTGGTCAGTTGGACGATTTATTTGTTGTACTTGACTTAGACAAAGGAAAGTAG
- a CDS encoding DUF5372 family protein, producing the protein MQNALQPNSLSESVTITHPFHPLHGQTFTLLKIKHVNGIPLYSLQTDSSVICVPESWTDRHRPQDTKPVTPFNGLDLKELVELLRSLDDSSVSTANLIDNSK; encoded by the coding sequence GTGCAAAATGCACTTCAGCCCAATTCTCTTTCGGAATCTGTAACTATCACTCATCCATTTCATCCACTCCATGGGCAGACCTTTACTCTGCTCAAAATCAAACACGTCAATGGGATCCCACTGTATTCACTTCAAACAGACTCCAGTGTAATTTGTGTTCCAGAATCCTGGACGGACCGGCATCGTCCTCAGGATACTAAGCCAGTCACACCATTCAACGGGTTGGACTTAAAGGAATTAGTTGAACTCCTTCGGAGCTTAGATGATTCCTCTGTCTCAACAGCGAATTTAATTGACAATTCCAAATGA
- the tnpB gene encoding IS66 family insertion sequence element accessory protein TnpB (TnpB, as the term is used for proteins encoded by IS66 family insertion elements, is considered an accessory protein, since TnpC, encoded by a neighboring gene, is a DDE family transposase.) has product MFGEFDLEKRVYLAPGPTDLRKSIDGLSVLVKEVLHLDPFSPCLFVFCNRNRDKLKVLHWEHNGFWIHYRRLEKGRFQWPDASHTGPIVMGQRELRWLLDGLSVHQKKAHPKVKARTII; this is encoded by the coding sequence ATGTTTGGTGAGTTTGACCTGGAGAAGCGTGTGTATTTAGCACCAGGACCTACGGACCTGAGGAAATCTATAGACGGGCTTTCTGTTCTGGTGAAGGAGGTTCTGCACCTAGACCCCTTTTCTCCGTGTCTTTTTGTCTTTTGTAACCGAAACCGTGACAAACTCAAGGTCTTGCACTGGGAGCATAACGGCTTTTGGATTCATTATCGCCGGTTGGAGAAAGGCCGGTTTCAGTGGCCGGATGCCTCTCATACGGGTCCCATTGTCATGGGTCAGCGGGAGTTGCGATGGCTTCTGGATGGGCTATCGGTCCACCAGAAAAAGGCACATCCGAAAGTGAAAGCAAGGACCATCATTTAG
- a CDS encoding reverse transcriptase domain-containing protein: MPKENWAEVHFALTVPAVADRALQRSVTEVLSAIYEHDFLNCSFGGRPGRGQHNALATLNEIIGGKKVGWVLEADLKNFFGSLDHGWMMKFVEHRIGDPRILSLIRRWLKTGVLEDGIITASEEGTPQGGSISVLLSNLYLHYVLDLWFEKAIKPRLRGEAYLIRYIDDFIVCFQYRSDALRFQKALRLRLNKFKLELETSKTRLIEFGRFASKYAASKGRKKPETLYFLGFTHYCTRNRKGNFMVGRKTEKQRIKRSLSKVQETMRRIRHQSLEEQSRQINQILRGHYAYYGMAGNLKWLIKVYVAVEKYWRKMLSSRSQKSRVTWEEFKRIQELFPLVRPKIFIPYSQMKMYAML; encoded by the coding sequence ATTCCGAAAGAGAATTGGGCTGAAGTGCATTTTGCACTGACCGTCCCCGCAGTGGCAGACCGCGCACTGCAAAGAAGCGTGACCGAAGTGCTTTCAGCTATCTATGAACATGATTTCCTAAACTGTTCCTTTGGGGGAAGACCTGGACGAGGACAGCATAATGCCCTTGCGACCTTGAATGAAATCATTGGTGGAAAGAAAGTAGGCTGGGTGCTAGAAGCAGACCTAAAGAACTTCTTCGGGAGCTTGGACCATGGGTGGATGATGAAATTCGTAGAGCATCGAATCGGAGACCCACGAATATTATCCCTTATTCGCCGATGGTTGAAAACCGGAGTCCTGGAGGATGGTATCATCACGGCAAGTGAAGAGGGAACGCCACAGGGCGGGTCCATCAGTGTCCTGCTGAGTAATCTATATCTTCACTATGTGCTGGACCTATGGTTTGAAAAGGCGATAAAACCGCGCCTGAGGGGTGAAGCCTATCTCATTCGATACATTGATGATTTCATTGTGTGCTTCCAATATCGAAGTGACGCTTTGCGCTTTCAAAAGGCACTGCGTCTGCGACTAAACAAGTTCAAACTTGAGCTCGAAACCAGTAAGACTCGGCTCATTGAATTTGGGAGATTTGCCAGTAAGTACGCGGCATCCAAGGGGAGGAAGAAGCCAGAAACGCTCTACTTCCTTGGCTTCACCCACTATTGCACGCGGAATCGAAAGGGCAATTTTATGGTGGGCAGGAAAACGGAGAAGCAACGAATCAAGCGTAGTCTTTCGAAAGTGCAGGAAACGATGCGGAGAATTCGACACCAGTCACTTGAGGAGCAATCCCGCCAAATCAACCAGATACTTCGAGGACACTATGCGTATTATGGAATGGCCGGCAACCTGAAATGGCTCATCAAGGTGTATGTTGCCGTCGAGAAGTACTGGCGAAAAATGCTCAGCAGTAGGAGCCAGAAGAGCAGGGTGACATGGGAGGAGTTCAAACGGATTCAAGAATTGTTTCCACTAGTGCGACCCAAGATTTTCATCCCGTATAGTCAGATGAAGATGTACGCCATGCTGTGA
- a CDS encoding GNAT family N-acetyltransferase, giving the protein MEDKIFKIDYSDYFWQDDKVRLRAIHPEDWGREYIGTFETSVRRLLECSTVLPPTITGSKRFVEENADFSSKSGRLMFIIEDFEGNSVGEINLNNVDERNGTFSIGTLIDKGNRGMGYGTRAMKILLKYAFLERRLHKFNDYILEGNDASAKMMKRLGCIQEGVRRQVAYINGKYMDFILFGLTKDEFIESHKEELNL; this is encoded by the coding sequence TTGGAAGATAAAATATTTAAAATTGATTATAGTGACTACTTTTGGCAGGACGATAAAGTTAGACTACGTGCAATACATCCAGAAGATTGGGGAAGAGAATATATTGGAACGTTTGAAACTTCTGTACGTCGTCTTTTAGAATGTTCTACTGTGCTACCACCTACTATTACAGGTTCAAAAAGATTTGTAGAGGAAAATGCTGATTTTTCGTCAAAAAGCGGAAGATTAATGTTTATTATTGAGGATTTTGAAGGTAACAGCGTAGGTGAAATTAATTTAAATAATGTTGACGAGAGAAATGGAACGTTCAGTATCGGAACTCTAATTGATAAAGGGAACCGTGGTATGGGTTATGGTACCAGAGCGATGAAGATTCTATTAAAGTATGCATTCCTTGAACGGAGGCTTCATAAATTCAATGACTATATTCTTGAAGGAAATGATGCTTCAGCTAAGATGATGAAAAGACTTGGGTGTATTCAAGAAGGTGTGCGTCGGCAGGTTGCTTATATAAATGGGAAGTATATGGATTTTATTTTATTCGGATTAACGAAAGATGAATTTATTGAAAGCCACAAGGAAGAGTTGAATTTATAA
- a CDS encoding GNAT family N-acetyltransferase, producing the protein MNVTIRRATLDEASTLTSIALASKAVWGYDEAFMEQCREELTVTLEYIRSCEVYVAELEEQIAGFYGLIPKKPDGVLDYLYVAPNLLKQGIGRKLWEHLLQTAKSLDLKIISIDAEPNAENFYRAMGAERIGVTPSGSIPGRFIPLLKLTV; encoded by the coding sequence ATGAATGTAACGATACGGAGAGCTACACTCGATGAAGCTAGTACGTTGACTTCTATCGCATTAGCATCGAAAGCCGTCTGGGGATATGATGAAGCCTTTATGGAGCAATGTCGTGAGGAACTTACAGTAACCCTGGAGTATATACGGTCATGTGAAGTCTATGTCGCTGAACTGGAGGAGCAAATCGCTGGCTTTTACGGTCTAATACCCAAAAAACCTGATGGGGTTCTGGATTACCTGTATGTTGCCCCTAACTTGTTAAAGCAAGGCATCGGACGAAAGCTGTGGGAACACCTCCTTCAAACTGCGAAGTCTCTAGATCTCAAAATAATATCTATTGATGCCGAACCCAATGCAGAAAATTTTTACCGAGCTATGGGGGCAGAGCGTATTGGAGTGACACCATCGGGGTCGATTCCGGGAAGATTTATCCCATTACTAAAACTCACAGTCTAA